In one window of Cupriavidus necator N-1 DNA:
- the miaA gene encoding tRNA (adenosine(37)-N6)-dimethylallyltransferase MiaA, whose protein sequence is MSAVPHYSATHPPVVCLLGPTASGKTAAALALAADAPVEIISLDSALVYREMDIGTAKPTREELAAAPHHLIDIIDPADSYSAAQFVTDAERLIAQIRARGHVPLIVGGTMLYYKALTQGLNDLPQADAALRAELDQLAAERGWPALHAMLAEVDPVTATRLAPNDAQRIQRALEIHRLSGQPMSALLARQAEGRTFAGAADQRFRVIALEPSDRLALHARIAQRYDAMLANGFIEEVERLRRRGDLHPGLPSIRCVGYRQVWEYLDGDADFATMRERGVAATRQLCKRQLTWLRSTPERLVVDCLAPGYVDQVRKLADFGH, encoded by the coding sequence ATGTCCGCCGTACCCCACTATTCCGCCACGCATCCGCCCGTGGTCTGCCTGCTCGGCCCCACCGCCTCGGGCAAGACCGCGGCCGCGCTGGCGCTGGCGGCCGACGCGCCGGTGGAGATCATCAGCCTGGATTCGGCGCTGGTGTACCGCGAGATGGATATCGGCACCGCCAAGCCCACGCGCGAAGAACTTGCAGCCGCGCCGCACCACCTGATCGACATCATCGACCCGGCCGACAGCTACTCCGCGGCGCAGTTCGTCACCGATGCCGAACGGCTGATCGCACAGATCCGCGCACGCGGCCATGTGCCGCTGATCGTCGGCGGCACCATGTTGTACTACAAGGCACTGACGCAGGGGCTCAATGACCTGCCCCAGGCCGATGCCGCGCTGCGCGCGGAGCTGGACCAGCTTGCCGCCGAGCGCGGCTGGCCGGCGCTGCATGCGATGCTGGCCGAGGTCGACCCGGTCACCGCGACGCGGCTCGCGCCCAATGACGCGCAGCGCATCCAGCGCGCGCTGGAAATCCATCGCCTGTCCGGCCAGCCGATGTCGGCGCTGCTGGCGCGCCAGGCCGAGGGCCGCACCTTTGCCGGCGCGGCGGACCAGCGCTTCCGCGTGATTGCGCTGGAGCCATCGGACCGCCTGGCGCTGCACGCGCGGATCGCGCAGCGTTATGACGCGATGCTGGCCAACGGCTTTATCGAGGAAGTCGAGCGGCTGCGCAGGCGCGGCGACCTGCATCCGGGCTTGCCGTCGATCCGCTGCGTCGGCTACCGGCAGGTATGGGAGTACTTGGACGGCGACGCCGATTTCGCCACCATGCGCGAGCGCGGCGTCGCCGCCACGCGCCAGCTGTGCAAGCGCCAGCTGACCTGGCTGCGCAGCACGCCGGAGCGGCTGGTGGTGGATTGCCTGGCGCCCGGGTATGTCGACCAGGTGCGCAAGCTGGCGGACTTCGGGCACTGA
- a CDS encoding aspartate/glutamate racemase family protein: MRILVLNPNTSEGITARLMAAATEAAAPGTELVPLTASRGVPYIATRAEAQIGGAIALEMLAEHHGQFDAAIIAAFGDPGLMGARELFDLPVVGMAEAAMLSACMLGRRFAIVTFARALGPWYEECVDMHGLRSRLAGIRMLDGSFASVSDVQEEKEAVLVELANRAVAEDEADVVILAGAPLAGLAARVRDRIPVPVVDQMAAAVKQAEALVALQPRKATAGTFRRPDAKPTLGLPAALAARIEHR, from the coding sequence ATGCGAATCCTTGTCCTGAATCCCAATACAAGCGAAGGCATCACCGCGCGGCTGATGGCGGCGGCCACCGAGGCCGCGGCCCCCGGCACCGAGCTGGTGCCGCTGACCGCCAGCCGCGGCGTGCCCTATATCGCCACGCGCGCCGAGGCGCAGATCGGCGGCGCCATCGCGCTGGAGATGCTGGCCGAGCACCATGGCCAGTTCGACGCGGCCATCATCGCGGCCTTTGGCGACCCCGGCCTGATGGGCGCGCGCGAACTGTTCGACCTGCCGGTGGTGGGCATGGCCGAGGCGGCGATGCTGTCGGCCTGCATGCTGGGCCGGCGCTTTGCCATCGTGACTTTTGCGCGGGCGCTGGGGCCCTGGTATGAGGAGTGCGTGGACATGCATGGCCTGCGCAGCCGGCTGGCCGGCATCCGCATGCTGGACGGCAGCTTTGCCTCGGTGTCGGATGTGCAGGAAGAGAAGGAAGCCGTGCTGGTGGAACTGGCCAACCGCGCCGTGGCGGAGGATGAAGCCGATGTGGTGATCCTGGCCGGCGCGCCGCTGGCCGGCCTGGCCGCGCGCGTGCGCGACCGCATTCCGGTGCCGGTGGTCGACCAGATGGCCGCCGCCGTCAAGCAGGCCGAGGCGCTGGTCGCGCTGCAGCCGCGCAAGGCCACCGCGGGCACGTTCCGCCGCCCGGATGCCAAGCCCACGCTGGGTTTGCCCGCGGCGCTGGCGGCGCGCATCGAGCACCGCTAA
- the murJ gene encoding murein biosynthesis integral membrane protein MurJ codes for MNLLKALATISSLTMLSRITGLVREILIARAFGASEMTDAFNVAFRIPNLLRRIFGEGAFSQAFVPILGEYHAKRGDEPTKALIDAVATVMTWVLMGVSLLGVIGAPLVMTAVATGFRGQSETYTAAVFMTRVMFPYIGLISLVALASGILNTWRKFAVPAFTPVLLNLCLIIAALFVGPHMDQPIYAQAWGVLVGGVLQLAIQVPALRRLGVMPRLSFNLRAAWSDPGVRRILRQMGPALLAVSVAQISQIINTNIASRLAAGSVSYLTYADRLMEFPTALLGVALGTILLPSLSKANASGDHAEYSSLLDWGLRLTFLLAVPCAVGLFVFGAPLTAVLFNYGKFDAHAVEMTRQALVSYGVGLMGLISIKILAPGFYARQDIRTPVKIALLVLVITQACNYAFVPWISHAGLALSISAGATINALLLFFGLRRRGLYRPAPGWWLFLAQLGASVLLLSGMLLWFARNFDWIGLGATPLLRVALLASCLVLAAVVYFGTLWLMGLRYSAFRRRAG; via the coding sequence TTGAACCTGCTCAAAGCGCTCGCCACCATCAGCAGCCTGACGATGCTCTCGCGCATCACCGGCCTCGTGCGCGAGATCCTGATCGCCCGCGCCTTTGGCGCGTCGGAGATGACCGACGCGTTCAACGTGGCCTTCCGCATTCCCAACCTGCTGCGCCGCATTTTCGGCGAAGGCGCGTTCTCGCAGGCCTTCGTGCCGATCCTGGGCGAATACCACGCCAAGCGCGGCGACGAGCCGACCAAGGCACTGATCGACGCCGTCGCCACGGTCATGACCTGGGTGCTGATGGGCGTGTCACTGCTTGGCGTGATCGGGGCGCCGCTCGTGATGACCGCGGTCGCCACCGGCTTCCGCGGGCAAAGCGAGACCTATACCGCGGCCGTGTTCATGACGCGGGTGATGTTCCCGTATATCGGCCTGATCTCGCTGGTGGCGCTGGCGTCCGGCATCCTCAATACCTGGCGCAAGTTCGCGGTGCCGGCCTTCACGCCGGTGTTGCTGAACCTGTGCCTGATCATCGCGGCCCTGTTCGTCGGCCCGCACATGGACCAGCCGATCTACGCGCAGGCGTGGGGCGTGCTGGTTGGCGGCGTGCTGCAACTGGCGATCCAGGTGCCGGCGCTGCGGCGCCTGGGCGTGATGCCGCGGCTGAGCTTCAACCTGCGCGCGGCGTGGTCCGATCCCGGCGTGCGCCGCATCCTGCGGCAGATGGGGCCGGCGCTGCTGGCCGTGTCGGTGGCGCAGATCAGCCAGATCATCAATACCAATATCGCCTCGCGGCTGGCCGCGGGCAGCGTCTCCTACCTGACCTATGCCGACCGGCTGATGGAGTTCCCGACCGCGCTGCTGGGCGTGGCGTTGGGGACGATCCTGCTGCCGAGCCTGTCCAAGGCCAACGCCTCGGGCGACCATGCCGAGTACTCGAGCCTGCTCGACTGGGGCCTGCGCCTGACCTTCCTGCTGGCGGTGCCCTGCGCGGTAGGGCTGTTCGTGTTCGGCGCGCCGTTGACCGCCGTGCTGTTCAACTACGGCAAGTTCGACGCCCACGCGGTCGAGATGACGCGCCAGGCGCTGGTCTCGTACGGCGTCGGCCTGATGGGGCTGATTTCGATCAAGATCCTGGCGCCTGGCTTCTATGCGCGCCAGGATATCCGCACGCCGGTGAAGATCGCGCTGCTGGTGCTGGTGATCACGCAGGCCTGCAACTATGCGTTCGTGCCGTGGATCAGCCATGCCGGGCTGGCGCTGTCGATCAGTGCCGGCGCCACCATCAACGCGCTGCTGCTGTTCTTCGGCCTGCGCCGGCGCGGCCTGTACCGGCCGGCGCCGGGCTGGTGGCTGTTCCTGGCGCAGTTGGGCGCCTCGGTGCTGCTGCTGTCCGGCATGCTGCTCTGGTTCGCGCGCAACTTCGACTGGATCGGGCTGGGCGCGACGCCGCTTCTGCGCGTCGCGCTGCTGGCTTCGTGCCTGGTACTTGCAGCGGTGGTCTACTTCGGTACACTGTGGCTCATGGGACTGCGCTACTCTGCCTTCAGGCGCCGCGCCGGCTGA
- the mutL gene encoding DNA mismatch repair endonuclease MutL, with protein sequence MPASASSTALRTTQQPRPIRPLPDQLISQIAAGEVVERPASVVKELLENALDAGATQLGIRLEEGGVRRIVITDNGCGIPAAELPVALMRHATSKIASLDELESVLTLGFRGEALASIASVSQLALTSRTAADAHATQVSADTGTVQPASGGVGTTVDVQHLYFNTPARRKFLKSEQTELGHCLEMVRRVALARPDVTISVHHNGKPLEHWNAGDVATRTAQVLGTDFARARLPVDEEADTLHLYGFAGLPTASRGRPDQQYFFVNGRFVRDKLLNHAARSAYQDVLHGDRFPSYVLCLDLPPEMVDVNVHPSKIEVRFRESRAVHQFVYHAVQRCLARQAGGNGDSLHTDADGEITLPPGGAIPAGGARPGYGGGSGGGGQWINYSAARQTELGIAQPRQAYLGMVRDAAAPAARPYGAMPGTPAQPPAWLADAQAARADDPPGVLDRLPPAARAGFADPADAPDDHPLGYAIAQLHGIYVLAQNARGLVLVDMHAAHERILYEQIKAGLDARDLAVQPLLIPVTLPGSPVEIGVAEEHQETLTLLGFDIAPVSPTTLAVRAVPALLQQADAEALARDVLRDLHAYGGSRVLAERRNELLATLACHSAVRANRKLTLEEMNALLRQMEQTERADQCNHGRPTWVQLTVTELDRLFLRGQ encoded by the coding sequence ATGCCTGCCTCCGCCTCCAGCACCGCCCTGCGCACCACCCAGCAGCCGCGCCCGATCCGGCCGCTGCCGGACCAGCTCATCAGCCAGATCGCCGCCGGCGAAGTGGTGGAACGACCGGCCTCGGTGGTCAAGGAGTTGCTGGAAAACGCGCTCGACGCCGGCGCCACGCAGCTCGGCATCCGGCTGGAAGAAGGCGGCGTGCGGCGCATCGTCATCACGGACAATGGCTGCGGCATCCCTGCTGCCGAGTTGCCGGTCGCGCTGATGCGCCACGCCACCAGCAAGATTGCTTCGCTCGACGAACTGGAATCGGTGCTGACGCTGGGCTTCCGCGGCGAGGCCCTGGCCTCGATCGCCTCGGTGTCCCAGCTGGCCCTGACCAGCCGCACCGCGGCCGATGCCCATGCCACCCAGGTCAGCGCCGATACCGGCACGGTGCAGCCTGCCTCGGGCGGGGTCGGCACCACCGTCGACGTGCAGCATCTCTACTTCAACACGCCAGCGCGCCGAAAGTTCCTCAAATCGGAGCAAACCGAGCTGGGACACTGCCTGGAGATGGTGCGGCGCGTGGCGCTGGCGCGGCCCGACGTGACCATCTCGGTCCACCACAACGGCAAGCCGCTGGAACACTGGAATGCCGGCGACGTCGCCACCCGTACCGCGCAGGTGCTGGGCACTGACTTTGCCCGCGCCCGCCTGCCAGTGGACGAAGAGGCCGATACGCTGCACCTGTATGGCTTTGCCGGGCTGCCCACCGCCTCGCGCGGGCGGCCGGACCAGCAGTATTTCTTTGTCAACGGCCGCTTCGTGCGCGACAAGCTGCTCAACCACGCGGCGCGCAGCGCCTACCAGGACGTGCTGCACGGCGACCGTTTCCCGTCCTATGTGCTGTGCCTGGACCTGCCGCCGGAGATGGTCGACGTCAACGTGCATCCGTCGAAGATCGAAGTGCGCTTCCGTGAATCGCGCGCCGTGCACCAGTTCGTCTACCACGCGGTGCAGCGCTGCCTGGCGCGGCAGGCCGGCGGGAACGGCGACAGCCTGCATACCGACGCCGACGGCGAGATCACCCTTCCGCCTGGCGGTGCGATACCGGCGGGCGGCGCACGGCCGGGCTATGGTGGCGGCAGCGGCGGCGGCGGCCAGTGGATCAACTATTCCGCGGCACGCCAGACCGAACTCGGCATCGCCCAGCCGCGCCAGGCCTACCTGGGCATGGTGCGCGATGCCGCCGCACCGGCAGCGCGGCCCTATGGCGCCATGCCCGGCACCCCGGCGCAACCGCCGGCCTGGCTGGCCGACGCCCAGGCGGCACGCGCCGACGACCCGCCCGGCGTGCTGGACCGGCTGCCGCCAGCCGCGCGCGCCGGCTTTGCCGATCCTGCCGACGCCCCCGACGACCACCCGCTCGGCTACGCCATCGCCCAGCTGCATGGCATCTATGTGCTGGCGCAGAATGCGCGCGGCCTGGTGCTGGTGGACATGCATGCGGCGCACGAACGCATCCTGTACGAGCAGATCAAGGCCGGCCTGGACGCGCGCGACCTGGCGGTGCAGCCGCTGCTGATCCCAGTCACGCTGCCCGGCAGCCCGGTCGAGATCGGCGTGGCCGAAGAACACCAGGAGACACTGACGCTGCTGGGCTTCGATATCGCCCCGGTGTCGCCCACCACGCTGGCGGTGCGAGCGGTGCCGGCGCTGCTGCAGCAGGCCGATGCCGAAGCGCTGGCGCGCGACGTGCTGCGCGACCTGCATGCCTATGGCGGCTCGCGCGTGCTGGCCGAGCGCCGCAATGAACTGCTGGCCACCCTCGCCTGCCACAGCGCGGTGCGCGCCAACCGCAAGCTCACGCTCGAGGAAATGAACGCGCTCTTGCGCCAGATGGAGCAGACCGAGCGCGCCGACCAGTGCAACCACGGCCGCCCCACCTGGGTGCAACTGACCGTGACCGAGCTGGACCGGCTGTTCCTGCGCGGGCAATAA
- the rpsT gene encoding 30S ribosomal protein S20 — protein sequence MANSAQARKRARQAVAQNAHNSSLRSRLRTAVKAVRKAIVAGDKAAAAEIFKNSQAVIDSIADKKIVHKNKAARHKSRLSAAIKSMAA from the coding sequence ATGGCAAATTCCGCACAAGCTCGCAAGCGCGCCCGCCAGGCCGTTGCCCAGAACGCTCACAACTCCAGCCTGCGTTCGCGCCTGCGCACCGCCGTCAAGGCCGTCCGCAAGGCCATCGTCGCTGGCGACAAGGCCGCTGCCGCCGAGATCTTCAAGAACTCGCAAGCCGTGATCGACAGCATCGCCGACAAGAAGATCGTGCACAAGAACAAGGCTGCACGTCACAAGTCGCGCCTGTCGGCCGCCATCAAGTCGATGGCTGCCTGA
- the argF gene encoding ornithine carbamoyltransferase, producing MSSTPIKHYLQFSDFTPDEYEYLLDRARILKAKFKNYETWHPLHDRTLAMIFEKNSTRTRLSFEAGIHQLGGHAVFLNTRDSQLGRGEPIEDAAQVISRMVDIIMIRTFGQDIIERFAAHSRVPVINGLTNEYHPCQVLADVFTYIEQRGSIRGKTVAWIGDANNMAYTWIQAAERLGFSFHFSAPPGYQLDPAMVPASAAGLVKVFDDPLTACQGASLVTTDVWTSMGFEAENDARKRAFKDWMVTTPMMDRAESDALFMHCLPAHRGEEVEAAVIDGPKSVVWEEAENRLHVQKALMEYLLCGRY from the coding sequence ATGAGCTCAACCCCGATCAAGCATTACCTCCAGTTCAGCGACTTCACTCCCGACGAGTATGAGTACCTGCTGGATCGCGCGCGGATCCTGAAGGCCAAGTTCAAGAACTACGAGACCTGGCACCCGCTGCACGACCGCACGCTGGCCATGATCTTCGAGAAGAATTCCACGCGTACGCGCCTGTCGTTCGAAGCCGGCATCCACCAGCTGGGCGGCCACGCGGTGTTCCTGAACACGCGCGACTCGCAGCTGGGCCGCGGCGAGCCGATCGAGGATGCGGCGCAGGTGATCTCGCGCATGGTCGATATCATCATGATCCGCACCTTCGGCCAGGACATCATCGAGCGCTTTGCCGCGCATTCGCGCGTGCCGGTGATCAACGGCCTGACCAACGAATACCACCCGTGCCAGGTGCTGGCCGACGTCTTCACCTACATCGAGCAGCGCGGCAGCATCCGCGGCAAGACCGTGGCGTGGATCGGCGATGCCAACAACATGGCCTACACCTGGATCCAGGCCGCCGAGCGTCTGGGCTTCTCCTTCCATTTCTCGGCGCCGCCGGGCTACCAGCTCGATCCGGCCATGGTGCCGGCGTCTGCCGCGGGCCTGGTCAAGGTCTTCGACGATCCGCTCACGGCCTGCCAGGGCGCCAGCCTGGTCACCACCGATGTCTGGACCAGCATGGGCTTCGAGGCCGAGAACGACGCCCGCAAGCGCGCTTTCAAGGACTGGATGGTCACGACCCCGATGATGGACCGCGCCGAGTCCGACGCGCTCTTCATGCATTGCCTGCCGGCGCACCGCGGCGAGGAAGTCGAGGCCGCCGTGATCGACGGCCCCAAGAGCGTGGTCTGGGAAGAGGCCGAGAACCGCCTGCACGTGCAGAAGGCGCTGATGGAATACCTGCTCTGCGGCCGCTACTGA
- a CDS encoding DUF3579 domain-containing protein, producing the protein MNPNVREYFIQGITKEGKTFRPSDWAERLCGVMAQFRPEGDSGDPRLTYSPYVRPIFAGNVKCVVVDVRLRDIEPKALDFVLNFARDNNLQLVEACSLE; encoded by the coding sequence ATGAACCCCAACGTTCGCGAATACTTTATCCAAGGCATTACCAAGGAAGGCAAGACCTTCCGCCCGAGCGACTGGGCCGAACGACTGTGCGGCGTGATGGCGCAGTTCCGCCCCGAGGGCGACAGCGGCGACCCGCGCCTGACCTACTCCCCTTACGTGCGGCCGATCTTCGCCGGCAACGTCAAATGCGTGGTGGTGGACGTGCGGCTGCGCGATATTGAACCGAAGGCGCTGGATTTCGTGCTGAATTTTGCGCGCGACAACAACCTGCAGCTGGTTGAAGCCTGTTCGCTGGAATAA
- a CDS encoding SirB1 family protein, with amino-acid sequence MTSTKVLDYFASLVADENGIPLTETALSIAQDAYPDLDLQAELAALDVLALRLKRRIAEGTPAIQRLRLLNHFFYRDLGFGPNANDYYDPDNSYLNVVLRQRRGIPISLAVLFMELGQQIGLPLKGVSFPNHFLLRMTIPAGEVILDPLTGETLSKEQLQEMLDPYLEREGISDASQVPLGLFLRAASHREIVARMLRNLKAIYLQESRWQRLLAVQNRLVILLPGSIEEVRDRGLAYANLECFRPALADLEAYVLARPDAADIGQIRERMPALRMMSRSLN; translated from the coding sequence ATGACATCCACCAAAGTCCTGGATTATTTCGCCAGCCTTGTGGCCGACGAAAACGGCATCCCGCTGACCGAAACCGCGCTGTCCATCGCGCAGGACGCCTACCCCGACCTGGACCTGCAGGCCGAGCTTGCGGCGCTGGACGTGCTGGCGCTGCGCCTGAAGCGCCGGATCGCCGAAGGCACCCCCGCGATCCAGCGGCTGCGCCTGCTGAACCATTTCTTCTATCGCGACCTCGGTTTCGGCCCGAACGCGAACGACTACTACGACCCCGACAACTCCTACCTGAACGTGGTGCTGCGCCAGCGCCGCGGCATCCCGATCTCGCTTGCGGTGCTGTTCATGGAGCTGGGCCAGCAGATCGGCCTGCCGCTCAAGGGCGTGTCGTTCCCCAATCATTTCCTGCTGCGCATGACGATTCCGGCCGGCGAGGTGATACTGGACCCGCTCACCGGCGAGACCCTGTCGAAGGAACAGCTGCAGGAAATGCTGGATCCGTACCTAGAGCGTGAAGGCATCAGCGATGCCAGCCAGGTACCGCTGGGCTTGTTCCTGCGCGCGGCCAGCCACCGCGAGATCGTCGCGCGCATGTTGCGCAACCTGAAGGCGATCTACCTGCAGGAGTCGCGCTGGCAGCGGCTGCTGGCGGTGCAGAACCGCCTGGTGATCCTGCTGCCGGGTTCGATCGAGGAAGTGCGCGACCGGGGCCTGGCCTATGCCAACCTGGAGTGCTTCCGCCCCGCGCTGGCCGACCTGGAAGCCTATGTCCTGGCCCGGCCCGATGCGGCCGATATCGGCCAGATCCGCGAGCGCATGCCCGCGCTGCGGATGATGAGCCGCAGCCTCAACTAA
- a CDS encoding GNAT family N-acetyltransferase: MSKPAFTLRPATAADSETLFNLILALAEYEKLTHIVEATPQKIQDALFGATPHAEAVLVEVDTAGGRQAVGFALFFHNFSTFLARPGLYLEDLYVDPAWRGHGLGKALLKHLAALAVERGCGRFEWSVLDWNRPSIDFYQAMGADVLPDWRICRVTGEALDKLGEQ, translated from the coding sequence ATGTCCAAGCCCGCCTTCACGCTCCGCCCCGCCACCGCCGCCGACAGCGAGACGCTGTTCAACCTGATCCTGGCGCTGGCCGAATACGAAAAGCTGACGCATATCGTCGAAGCCACGCCGCAGAAGATCCAGGATGCACTGTTCGGCGCCACGCCGCATGCCGAAGCGGTGCTGGTCGAAGTCGACACCGCTGGCGGCCGGCAAGCCGTCGGCTTTGCCCTCTTCTTCCACAATTTCTCGACCTTCCTGGCCAGGCCCGGCCTGTACCTGGAAGACCTGTATGTTGATCCGGCATGGCGCGGCCACGGCCTGGGCAAGGCGCTGCTCAAGCACCTCGCGGCGCTGGCGGTCGAGCGCGGCTGTGGCCGCTTCGAATGGTCGGTGCTGGACTGGAACCGGCCGTCGATCGACTTTTATCAGGCCATGGGCGCCGACGTGCTGCCCGACTGGCGCATCTGCCGCGTGACCGGCGAGGCGCTGGACAAGCTCGGCGAGCAGTAA
- a CDS encoding GntR family transcriptional regulator has translation MPRTKADLPATDGINETDADSARGASVEAIADRILTAIWEHRLPPGTKLVEEKLGGVFGVSRTKVRLAFAKLAHEGVLTVHPNRGTFVSSPSVAEARQVLHSRHLLEPALVRDLAGAIGAPGVRALRETTRQEAQARDSNDRRAIIRLSGEFHCKLAEMTGNQYLGKYMRELCSLTCLIIALYDAPGVPSCPHHEHDDIVDALEAGDGERAARLMTEHLGHVESTLRLQAPAEEKVDLEAVFAAV, from the coding sequence ATGCCACGAACCAAAGCCGACCTGCCCGCTACCGACGGTATCAATGAGACCGACGCGGACAGCGCGCGCGGCGCGTCGGTCGAGGCCATCGCCGACCGCATCCTGACCGCGATCTGGGAGCACCGGCTGCCGCCGGGCACCAAGCTGGTCGAGGAAAAGCTGGGCGGCGTGTTCGGCGTGAGCCGCACCAAGGTGCGGCTGGCCTTCGCCAAGCTGGCGCATGAGGGCGTGCTGACGGTGCATCCCAACCGCGGCACCTTCGTCTCCAGCCCGAGCGTGGCCGAAGCGCGCCAGGTGCTGCATTCACGCCACCTGCTGGAACCCGCGCTGGTGCGCGACCTCGCCGGCGCCATCGGCGCGCCGGGCGTGCGCGCGCTGCGCGAGACCACGCGCCAGGAAGCACAGGCGCGAGACAGCAACGACCGCCGCGCCATCATCCGGCTGTCGGGCGAGTTCCACTGCAAGCTGGCGGAAATGACCGGCAACCAGTACCTGGGCAAGTACATGCGCGAGCTGTGCTCGCTGACCTGCCTGATCATCGCGCTCTATGACGCGCCGGGCGTGCCGTCGTGCCCGCACCATGAACACGACGACATCGTCGATGCACTGGAAGCCGGCGACGGCGAGCGCGCCGCGCGGCTGATGACCGAGCACCTCGGCCATGTCGAAAGCACGCTGCGGCTGCAGGCGCCGGCCGAGGAAAAGGTCGATCTGGAAGCGGTATTCGCCGCGGTCTGA
- a CDS encoding VTT domain-containing protein, which yields MLVHVDKYLGTVIDQYGHWVYAILFLIVFAETGLVVVPFLPGDSLLFIAGAFCATGAMNEWALIGLLLVAAISGNTVNYLVGSWIGPKVFDHQWRFLDQDALRRTHDFYERHGGKTLVMARFVPIVRTFAPFVAGVSQMTFARFQMFNVVGAVAWVVGLVFAGYFFGNLPFIRQYLNLIVLAGIGAAVVPLVLGGLWKLVRGNRRRPSRVER from the coding sequence ATGCTGGTGCATGTCGACAAATATCTCGGCACGGTCATCGACCAGTACGGCCACTGGGTCTATGCCATCCTATTCCTGATTGTGTTCGCGGAAACGGGGCTGGTGGTGGTGCCGTTCCTGCCGGGCGACTCGCTGCTGTTTATCGCGGGCGCCTTCTGCGCAACCGGCGCCATGAACGAGTGGGCACTGATCGGCCTGCTGCTGGTGGCGGCGATTTCCGGCAATACCGTCAACTACCTGGTGGGCAGCTGGATCGGGCCCAAGGTGTTCGACCACCAGTGGCGCTTCCTGGACCAGGATGCGCTGCGCCGCACCCATGACTTCTATGAGCGGCACGGCGGCAAGACGCTGGTGATGGCGCGCTTCGTGCCGATCGTGCGTACCTTCGCCCCGTTCGTCGCGGGCGTGTCGCAGATGACCTTTGCGCGCTTCCAGATGTTCAACGTGGTCGGCGCCGTGGCCTGGGTGGTGGGCCTGGTGTTCGCCGGCTACTTCTTCGGCAACCTGCCGTTTATCCGCCAGTACCTGAACCTGATCGTGCTGGCCGGCATCGGGGCGGCCGTGGTGCCGCTGGTGCTGGGCGGGCTGTGGAAGCTGGTGCGCGGCAATCGCCGCCGGCCTTCGCGCGTGGAGCGCTAA